A region of Siniperca chuatsi isolate FFG_IHB_CAS linkage group LG23, ASM2008510v1, whole genome shotgun sequence DNA encodes the following proteins:
- the LOC122871518 gene encoding zinc finger protein 11-like isoform X2: MESLHRIENDLSLLLPSLRLFIPPLRLVSAAMWQVVQRGNVQDYGMVEEFISTVSEIVPELLNADQKAQLLLGLRARVVLELCRAEQIMDTEIIEMHLERIKALVSTWAAQPCFAEVEFPESNFVDQVELLLKDAEEKERFFQDVFPTDFGPEYDSALQVLMLDFLSRLEKLIPVPDIQQTASMLSAVPSALEECVHSVPDPQHLKTVLLYHTTLGHFDLSDETQTIPSSFGNCILSSLSLPQLEKVVIDADQIQLQPPSEQMQGCMTVQVEGETVTLLDYIQIEQPSGLVEPDDQEENEVNEEEIAGDETNEDVSDALKPAAFQPLKQSKRLQLKRKALKEKKDSTAKRQRKKYPNNKTCPVCNKIFLRAAAMRRHQETHSANRDLKYKCANCDKRFRDHYDMNRHNMRVHERDEMSNSGKEEASGDPSTSEMSENKNCTLCGKYFARQVDMERHMKSHSEDRPYSCTFCEKKFKNPYVLKRHQKEICKSRELKRPKRREAQRSNPQPPSEGSTEGKICPICSRILPCTADIAKHLRSHTEERPFICITCEKGFKYKDTLKKHQIIHGHEGIREEQCKTVEQILAEADTQNCSDTGNKKENNPDAPADTSEGSPSGAVKKVNKKGLKVCPVCARAFDSVKTLNRHIQCHTEDRPYHCIHCKKRFKHMHGLKRHQIYAICHKKIARFSWKKEPRAGPSQSEVTSAEPQQGPPLKIPVWCSNCGKHFEYPSALKEHQENVCKVEVSEIMKCDDCGKEFKSMTMLKVHQRIHDPLYCKECGKILANEPAFERHKLMHRPMQCTMCDKTFTLLRRLREHYEKQHDFNGPYPCAQCDKTFMQLSYLAIHQRIHKGEFPYICNMCPEKFRSSNCLTVHQRKHTGEKPFLCWQCGKCYRSASELTVHMGTHSEERPWACTQCDMAYRTKLQLTNHVEQIHIGVRYPCNSCGKQFMKETSLKRHELIHTGERPHQCTVCGKTFLTANELRLHNRYHTGERPYKCEECGKAFIQSGYLKSHMRIHTGEKPFKCDICDKGFRLSYHMKKHRRTHAGKPKSYICEECGLAFLHKKSLWEHSLTHNVKIEPSFTSEVRTDFQ, encoded by the exons ATGGAGAGCCTACATCGCATCGAAAACG aTTTGAGTCTTCTGCTGCCGTCTCTTCGCCTCTTCATACCTCCTCTGCGCCTGGTGTCTGCAGCCATGTGGCAGGTCGTCCAGAGGGGAAATGTGCAGGACTATGGGATGGTGGAGGAGTTCATCAGCACAGTTTCAGAAATTGTACCTGAACTTTTGAATGCAGATCAGAAAGCTCAACTCCTCCTGGGACTCAGAGCACGG GTGGTTCTTGAATTGTGTCGGGCCGAGCAGATAATGGATACTGAAATCATCGAGATGCACCTGGAGCGGATCAAGGCCCTCGTATCCACTTGGGCAGCACAG CCATGTTTTGCAGAGGTCGAGTTTCCAGAGTCAAACTTTGTGGATCAAGTTGAATTGCTGTTGAAAGACGctgaagagaaggagaggttTTTCCAG GATGTTTTTCCTACAGATTTTGGGCCAGAATATGACAGCGCTCTACAGGTGCTAATGCTGGATTTCCTGTCGAGACTGGAGAAGCTTATTCCAGTACCAGACATTCAGCAG ACTGCATCCATGCTCAGCGCTGTCCCATCTGCCCTGGAGGAGTGTGTGCACTCTGTTCCTGACCCACAGCACCTGAAAACTGTGCTCCTGTACCACACAACACTTGGACATTTTGATTTATCTG ATGAGACTCAGACCATTCCTTCTTCCTTTGGGAATTGCATCCTCTCTTCGCTGTCACTTCCTCAGCTGGAGAAGGTTGTAATTGATGCAGACCAAATACAGTTACAGCCTCCATCAGAGCAGATGCAAGGTTGTATGACTGTCCAGGTGGAGGGTGAAACTGTGACACTCTTGGACTACATACAGATCGAACAGCCGTCAGGTTTGGTTGAGCCTGATGATCAAGAAGAAAATGAAGTAAATGAGGAGGAAATTGCTGGAGACGAAACAAACGAGGATGTCAGTGACGCCCTAAAGCCAGCAGCTTTTCAACCACTGAAACAAAGCAAAAGGCTCCAGTTGAAGAGGAaagctttaaaagaaaagaaagactcGACAGCTAagaggcaaagaaaaaaataccccAATAATAAGACATGTCCTGTGTGCAATAAGATTTTCCTGCGGGCTGCTGCCATGAGGCGACACCAGGAAACTCATTCTGCCAATCGGGATCTCAAGTACAAGTGCGCCAACTGCGACAAACGATTCAGGGACCATTACGACATGAACCGACACAACATGCGCGTTCATGAAAGAGATGAGATGAGTAACAGTGGTAAAGAAGAGGCCTCGGGAGATCCTAGCACTTCTGAgatgtcagaaaacaaaaattgcACTCTGTGTGGGAAGTATTTTGCCCGTCAAGTAGACATGGAGCGACACATGAAGTCCCACTCAGAGGACCGCCCCTATAGCTGTACTTTCTGTGAGAAGAAATTTAAGAACCCTTATGTTTTAAAGAGACACCAGAAGGAGATTTGTAAGAGCAGAGAGCTGAAAAGGCCAAAGAGGAGAGAGGCACAGCGCTCAAATCCACAGCCACCATCAGAAGGGTCGACAGAGGGCAAAATCTGTCCCATCTGCAGCAGGATCTTACCTTGCACTGCAGACATTGCAAAGCATTTACGATCTCACACGGAAGAGCGTCCTTTTATTTGCATCACTTGTGAGAAAGGCTTCAAGTACAAGGACACATTGAAGAAGCATCAGATTATTCACGGTCACGAGGGGATTAGAGAGGAACAGTGCAAGACGGTGGAACAAATTTTGGCTGAAGCTGACACTCAAAATTGTAGTGATACAggtaataaaaaagaaaataatccgGATGCACCTGCAGACACTTCGGAGGGGTCTCCATCTGGGGCTgtgaaaaaagtaaacaaaaaaggCCTTAAAGTATGTCCTGTCTGTGCTAGGGCGTTCGACAGTGTTAAAACACTGAACAGGCACATACAGTGTCACACAGAGGACCGGCCTTATCATTGTATCCACTGCAAGAAGCGTTTTAAACACATGCACGGGCTCAAAAGACACCAGATTTATGCCATTTGTCATAAGAAAATCGCTCGATTCTCGTGGAAAAAAGAGCCGAGAGCGGGGCCCAGCCAAAGCGAAGTAACCAGCGCTGAACCCCAACAGGGGCCTCCTCTGAAAATACCTGTGTGGTGTTCAAACTGCGGCAAACACTTTGAATACCCGTCCGCTTTGAAGGAGCACCAAGAAAACGTTTGCAAAGTAGAAGTGAGTGAAATCATGAAATGTGACGACTGCGGGAAAGAATTTAAGAGCATGACCATGCTCAAAGTGCACCAGAGGATTCACGATCCGCTTTACTGCAAAGAGTGCGGGAAGATACTTGCTAACGAGCCTGCTTTTGAGAGGCACAAACTCATGCACAGACCGATGCAGTGCACAATGTGTGATAAGACTTTTACTTTACTGAGACGCTTGAGGGAACACTACGAGAAGCAGCACGACTTCAACGGACCATATCCTTGTGCTCAATGTGACAAAACCTTCATGCAGCTGTCCTACCTCGCCATCCACCAGAGAATCCACAAAGGAGAGTTTCCTTACATTTGCAACATGTGCCCAGAGAAGTTCAGGTCTTCCAACTGTCTGACAGTTCATCAGAGGAAACACACCGGAGAGAAACCCTTCCTGTGCTGGCAGTGTGGAAAATGTTACCGTTCGGCCTCAGAGCTCACGGTGCACATGGGAACCCACTCCGAGGAGAGACCCTGGGCCTGCACACAGTGCGACATGGCTTACCGCACGAAGCTGCAGCTGACGAACCACGTCGAACAAATCCACATCGGCGTCAGGTATCCCTGCAACAGCTGTGGGAAGCAGTTCATGAAGGAGACGTCCCTGAAGAGGCACGAGCTTATCCACACAGGCGAAAGGCCACACCAGTGTACAGTGTGCGGTAAGACCTTCCTGACCGCCAACGAGCTCAGGCTCCATAACAGGTATCACACCGGGGAGCGCCCGTACAAGTGTGAAGAGTGTGGAAAAGCCTTCATTCAGTCGGGATATTTGAAGTCGCACATGCGcatccacacaggagagaagccatttaaatgtgacatatGTGATAAAGGCTTCCGGCTGTCTTATCATATGAAGAAACACCGGCGGACCCACGCCGGGAAGCCAAAGAGCTACATATGTGAGGAGTGCGGGTTAGCGTTCCTCCATAAAAAGTCCCTTTGGGAGCACTCGCTCACTCACAACGTGAAAATCGAACCGTCATTCACCAGTGAAGTGAGAACAGACTTTCAGTag
- the LOC122871518 gene encoding zinc finger protein 11-like isoform X1 gives MCAVIIGRSVTSAKLDLSLLLPSLRLFIPPLRLVSAAMWQVVQRGNVQDYGMVEEFISTVSEIVPELLNADQKAQLLLGLRARVVLELCRAEQIMDTEIIEMHLERIKALVSTWAAQPCFAEVEFPESNFVDQVELLLKDAEEKERFFQDVFPTDFGPEYDSALQVLMLDFLSRLEKLIPVPDIQQTASMLSAVPSALEECVHSVPDPQHLKTVLLYHTTLGHFDLSDETQTIPSSFGNCILSSLSLPQLEKVVIDADQIQLQPPSEQMQGCMTVQVEGETVTLLDYIQIEQPSGLVEPDDQEENEVNEEEIAGDETNEDVSDALKPAAFQPLKQSKRLQLKRKALKEKKDSTAKRQRKKYPNNKTCPVCNKIFLRAAAMRRHQETHSANRDLKYKCANCDKRFRDHYDMNRHNMRVHERDEMSNSGKEEASGDPSTSEMSENKNCTLCGKYFARQVDMERHMKSHSEDRPYSCTFCEKKFKNPYVLKRHQKEICKSRELKRPKRREAQRSNPQPPSEGSTEGKICPICSRILPCTADIAKHLRSHTEERPFICITCEKGFKYKDTLKKHQIIHGHEGIREEQCKTVEQILAEADTQNCSDTGNKKENNPDAPADTSEGSPSGAVKKVNKKGLKVCPVCARAFDSVKTLNRHIQCHTEDRPYHCIHCKKRFKHMHGLKRHQIYAICHKKIARFSWKKEPRAGPSQSEVTSAEPQQGPPLKIPVWCSNCGKHFEYPSALKEHQENVCKVEVSEIMKCDDCGKEFKSMTMLKVHQRIHDPLYCKECGKILANEPAFERHKLMHRPMQCTMCDKTFTLLRRLREHYEKQHDFNGPYPCAQCDKTFMQLSYLAIHQRIHKGEFPYICNMCPEKFRSSNCLTVHQRKHTGEKPFLCWQCGKCYRSASELTVHMGTHSEERPWACTQCDMAYRTKLQLTNHVEQIHIGVRYPCNSCGKQFMKETSLKRHELIHTGERPHQCTVCGKTFLTANELRLHNRYHTGERPYKCEECGKAFIQSGYLKSHMRIHTGEKPFKCDICDKGFRLSYHMKKHRRTHAGKPKSYICEECGLAFLHKKSLWEHSLTHNVKIEPSFTSEVRTDFQ, from the exons ATGTGTGCGGTAATTATAGGAAGGAGCGTCACCTCAGCTAAGCTAG aTTTGAGTCTTCTGCTGCCGTCTCTTCGCCTCTTCATACCTCCTCTGCGCCTGGTGTCTGCAGCCATGTGGCAGGTCGTCCAGAGGGGAAATGTGCAGGACTATGGGATGGTGGAGGAGTTCATCAGCACAGTTTCAGAAATTGTACCTGAACTTTTGAATGCAGATCAGAAAGCTCAACTCCTCCTGGGACTCAGAGCACGG GTGGTTCTTGAATTGTGTCGGGCCGAGCAGATAATGGATACTGAAATCATCGAGATGCACCTGGAGCGGATCAAGGCCCTCGTATCCACTTGGGCAGCACAG CCATGTTTTGCAGAGGTCGAGTTTCCAGAGTCAAACTTTGTGGATCAAGTTGAATTGCTGTTGAAAGACGctgaagagaaggagaggttTTTCCAG GATGTTTTTCCTACAGATTTTGGGCCAGAATATGACAGCGCTCTACAGGTGCTAATGCTGGATTTCCTGTCGAGACTGGAGAAGCTTATTCCAGTACCAGACATTCAGCAG ACTGCATCCATGCTCAGCGCTGTCCCATCTGCCCTGGAGGAGTGTGTGCACTCTGTTCCTGACCCACAGCACCTGAAAACTGTGCTCCTGTACCACACAACACTTGGACATTTTGATTTATCTG ATGAGACTCAGACCATTCCTTCTTCCTTTGGGAATTGCATCCTCTCTTCGCTGTCACTTCCTCAGCTGGAGAAGGTTGTAATTGATGCAGACCAAATACAGTTACAGCCTCCATCAGAGCAGATGCAAGGTTGTATGACTGTCCAGGTGGAGGGTGAAACTGTGACACTCTTGGACTACATACAGATCGAACAGCCGTCAGGTTTGGTTGAGCCTGATGATCAAGAAGAAAATGAAGTAAATGAGGAGGAAATTGCTGGAGACGAAACAAACGAGGATGTCAGTGACGCCCTAAAGCCAGCAGCTTTTCAACCACTGAAACAAAGCAAAAGGCTCCAGTTGAAGAGGAaagctttaaaagaaaagaaagactcGACAGCTAagaggcaaagaaaaaaataccccAATAATAAGACATGTCCTGTGTGCAATAAGATTTTCCTGCGGGCTGCTGCCATGAGGCGACACCAGGAAACTCATTCTGCCAATCGGGATCTCAAGTACAAGTGCGCCAACTGCGACAAACGATTCAGGGACCATTACGACATGAACCGACACAACATGCGCGTTCATGAAAGAGATGAGATGAGTAACAGTGGTAAAGAAGAGGCCTCGGGAGATCCTAGCACTTCTGAgatgtcagaaaacaaaaattgcACTCTGTGTGGGAAGTATTTTGCCCGTCAAGTAGACATGGAGCGACACATGAAGTCCCACTCAGAGGACCGCCCCTATAGCTGTACTTTCTGTGAGAAGAAATTTAAGAACCCTTATGTTTTAAAGAGACACCAGAAGGAGATTTGTAAGAGCAGAGAGCTGAAAAGGCCAAAGAGGAGAGAGGCACAGCGCTCAAATCCACAGCCACCATCAGAAGGGTCGACAGAGGGCAAAATCTGTCCCATCTGCAGCAGGATCTTACCTTGCACTGCAGACATTGCAAAGCATTTACGATCTCACACGGAAGAGCGTCCTTTTATTTGCATCACTTGTGAGAAAGGCTTCAAGTACAAGGACACATTGAAGAAGCATCAGATTATTCACGGTCACGAGGGGATTAGAGAGGAACAGTGCAAGACGGTGGAACAAATTTTGGCTGAAGCTGACACTCAAAATTGTAGTGATACAggtaataaaaaagaaaataatccgGATGCACCTGCAGACACTTCGGAGGGGTCTCCATCTGGGGCTgtgaaaaaagtaaacaaaaaaggCCTTAAAGTATGTCCTGTCTGTGCTAGGGCGTTCGACAGTGTTAAAACACTGAACAGGCACATACAGTGTCACACAGAGGACCGGCCTTATCATTGTATCCACTGCAAGAAGCGTTTTAAACACATGCACGGGCTCAAAAGACACCAGATTTATGCCATTTGTCATAAGAAAATCGCTCGATTCTCGTGGAAAAAAGAGCCGAGAGCGGGGCCCAGCCAAAGCGAAGTAACCAGCGCTGAACCCCAACAGGGGCCTCCTCTGAAAATACCTGTGTGGTGTTCAAACTGCGGCAAACACTTTGAATACCCGTCCGCTTTGAAGGAGCACCAAGAAAACGTTTGCAAAGTAGAAGTGAGTGAAATCATGAAATGTGACGACTGCGGGAAAGAATTTAAGAGCATGACCATGCTCAAAGTGCACCAGAGGATTCACGATCCGCTTTACTGCAAAGAGTGCGGGAAGATACTTGCTAACGAGCCTGCTTTTGAGAGGCACAAACTCATGCACAGACCGATGCAGTGCACAATGTGTGATAAGACTTTTACTTTACTGAGACGCTTGAGGGAACACTACGAGAAGCAGCACGACTTCAACGGACCATATCCTTGTGCTCAATGTGACAAAACCTTCATGCAGCTGTCCTACCTCGCCATCCACCAGAGAATCCACAAAGGAGAGTTTCCTTACATTTGCAACATGTGCCCAGAGAAGTTCAGGTCTTCCAACTGTCTGACAGTTCATCAGAGGAAACACACCGGAGAGAAACCCTTCCTGTGCTGGCAGTGTGGAAAATGTTACCGTTCGGCCTCAGAGCTCACGGTGCACATGGGAACCCACTCCGAGGAGAGACCCTGGGCCTGCACACAGTGCGACATGGCTTACCGCACGAAGCTGCAGCTGACGAACCACGTCGAACAAATCCACATCGGCGTCAGGTATCCCTGCAACAGCTGTGGGAAGCAGTTCATGAAGGAGACGTCCCTGAAGAGGCACGAGCTTATCCACACAGGCGAAAGGCCACACCAGTGTACAGTGTGCGGTAAGACCTTCCTGACCGCCAACGAGCTCAGGCTCCATAACAGGTATCACACCGGGGAGCGCCCGTACAAGTGTGAAGAGTGTGGAAAAGCCTTCATTCAGTCGGGATATTTGAAGTCGCACATGCGcatccacacaggagagaagccatttaaatgtgacatatGTGATAAAGGCTTCCGGCTGTCTTATCATATGAAGAAACACCGGCGGACCCACGCCGGGAAGCCAAAGAGCTACATATGTGAGGAGTGCGGGTTAGCGTTCCTCCATAAAAAGTCCCTTTGGGAGCACTCGCTCACTCACAACGTGAAAATCGAACCGTCATTCACCAGTGAAGTGAGAACAGACTTTCAGTag